In Streptomyces thermolilacinus SPC6, a single genomic region encodes these proteins:
- a CDS encoding enhanced serine sensitivity protein SseB C-terminal domain-containing protein, which yields MSASGTEAAGKVEHMLRQVTPGRYDAYEALLHALAEGHVWMLLWHGQAGSPDAQYGNMEIEGLGYAPCVTSAQELAASGWTRAHEVVAVRDVARALYPDRWGVWLNPHAPGGGVGIPWADLRRIATGLDRMPAGPLRLSEPAIELPQFYALLTQNAHRTPAVRSLRRAWVQPALGTPYLAIGLDLYDTGPAAVETVRAMMRQSVAAVPDGLPVSTVAMSDGYDPVALWLRANARPFYDREAHLAPPQRGTAAYGYPQQR from the coding sequence GTGAGCGCGTCAGGCACCGAGGCGGCCGGAAAGGTCGAGCACATGCTGCGGCAGGTCACGCCCGGGCGCTACGACGCGTACGAGGCGCTGCTGCACGCGCTCGCCGAGGGCCATGTGTGGATGCTGCTCTGGCACGGCCAGGCGGGCTCCCCCGACGCCCAGTACGGGAACATGGAGATCGAGGGCCTCGGGTACGCCCCGTGCGTCACCTCCGCGCAGGAGCTGGCCGCCTCCGGCTGGACCCGCGCCCACGAGGTCGTCGCCGTCCGCGACGTGGCCCGCGCCCTGTACCCCGACCGGTGGGGCGTCTGGCTCAACCCGCACGCCCCCGGCGGCGGCGTCGGCATCCCCTGGGCCGACCTGCGCCGCATCGCCACCGGCCTGGACCGCATGCCCGCGGGACCCCTGCGCCTCTCAGAGCCCGCCATCGAGCTGCCGCAGTTCTACGCCCTCCTCACGCAGAACGCCCACCGCACCCCCGCCGTGCGCTCCCTGCGCCGCGCCTGGGTGCAGCCCGCGCTCGGCACGCCGTACCTCGCCATCGGCCTCGACCTGTACGACACGGGCCCGGCCGCCGTGGAGACGGTCCGCGCCATGATGCGGCAGTCGGTCGCCGCCGTCCCGGACGGACTGCCCGTGTCCACGGTCGCCATGTCCGACGGGTACGACCCGGTCGCGCTGTGGCTGCGCGCCAACGCCCGCCCCTTCTACGACCGCGAGGCCCACCTCGCCCCGCCGCAGCGCGGGACCGCCGCCTACGGGTACCCCCAGCAGCGCTGA